The genomic segment TCTGGATGAACTGGCAAAACCAGGACGCGACCCCAGGGAAAAATTTGAGATATTTTCATTTGCCAGCGGTATTGAAAAACCAGAAGACCTTAGAAACGGCATGATTCTCCCTGGAATAGTTACCAATGTAACAGCTTTTGGAGCTTTTATAGACATTGGGGTACATCAGGATGGTCTTGTACATATAAGCGAGCTTGCAGACCGGTTTGTAAAAGACCCGGCAGATGTTGTAAAAATTCATCAAAAGGTTAATGTAACAGTTTTAGATGTTGATCTTGAACGAAAGCGCATCTCTCTTTCAATGAAATCAGGAGCAAAACCAGCATCAGAAACAAAATCAGAACAAAGAAGAACCCCAAAACCTGATAAAAAAATTTCAGTGCATAAGAAACAAAAACAAGATCAAAACAAGCCTTTTAATAACCCTTTTGCAGATATCCTGGGAAAGATGTAAATTATGAAAGCAGTAATACAAAGAGTCAGTCAAAGCTCTGTTTCTGTTAATCAGGAAATTGTGGGAAAAATAGGACAGGGTATCATGGTATTGTTAGGTGTAGCAGACCAGGACACCCATAAAGACGCTGACTGGCTTGCTGAAAAAATAATAAACCTGAGAATTTTTGAAGACGAAAATCAAAAAATGAATCTTTCTGTTAAAGATATTGGCGGCCAGCTGCTCATAGTATCCCAGTTCACCCTTTTGGGAGACTGCCGAAAAGGCAGGAGGCCGTCTTTTATCGGTGCAGCAAAACCTGAAAAAGCCAGAGAGCTTTATGAATATTTTACTGATATAATAAGGCAGAAAAACATCCCGGTTCAGACAGGCCGGTTTCAGGCAATGATGAATGTGTCTCTGATAAATGATGGTCCTGTTACATTTATACTGGAAACATAAAATCCCCGGATTTCTTATAAATCATCTTTTTTATCTCCAATAAGATAAGGCAGAAAATCTTCTTTAAACAGTCTGTCTGAATTATCAATAATATTTTTTCTAAGTTTTCTGAATTTTTTCATAAGTGATTTACCAAAAGGAGTGAGTTCTGATCCCCCTCCTGATGAACCTCCTGCATTTTTTACCAGGATTTCTTTATTAAGCCGTTCTTCGGTAGCCTTAATTTTACCCCATACACTCCGGTAACTCATTTTTAATTCTTTGGCAGCACTGCTTATTGAGCCGTGCTGTTCAACAGCTTCAAGGATTTTAAAACGTCCAAGTCCAAACAAAACCTCTTCATTTTCATCAACAATCCATATCTTGGAACGTATTGACAGGGATTTGTTTTTATTGCTTCCTTTGATATTCTTTTTTTTCTTTTTTGCAGACAAAATAACCTCTTTGTTAATATCTGAAAGTAAACTGCCAGGATATTTATGGAAAAAATATTAATTATTTTATCATAATAAATCAAATATAATCAAGCAGCAAAAAAACGTTATGCCGATATTGACATAACGTTATATTTATGGTAGTCTAAACCTATTATAAGTTACTATTGGTAATTATTGTAAATGATGCTGATTATAAAAAATTATTATAACCAGTAAAAACTCATATTCTGACATGGCTGATACCACTATTAAAATGGAAAAAGCCGTAAGGTTCGGAGGGTTTTTTAATGTCAGACCAGTTTATAACAATAAACGGCCTGGAACTGCCTTTTAAGGCAGGTCAGACCATACTGGATGTTGCAAGGGAAAATAACATTCCAATACCTACCCTGTGCCATCTTAAAGATGCAACCCCCACGGGATCCTGCCGGGTTTGTGTTGTTGAGGTTAAAGGTGCGCGTTCCCTGCTTGCTTCGTGTACAACGCCTGCTGTAAAAGGCATGGATGTTAAAACCGAATCTGCACAGGTAATTCAAGCCAGAAAAACCGTGATAGAGCTTCTTCTTTCTTCAGGAAATCACAACTGTGCTATTTCAGGTTCAAATAAGGGCAGCTGGGAAAACCTGCAATTGCGCGCCAATGCAGGAGACGGTTCCCAGGAACTTTGTCCTGTCTGGGGAGACTGCAGACTTCAGGAACTGGCATATCAGTACCAGGTTAATGCAGGCCGATATGAGCATACTGAAATACCTTATCCTCTGGAATTAAAAAATCCTTTGATTGTCAGGGATTTTTCCAGATGTATAAGATGCGGAAGATGTGTTCAGGCATGTAACGAGGTACAGGTAAACCAGGCTATAAGCTATGGATACAGGGGCTATGACAGCAAGATAGTTACAGGAGGCGACAGACCTTTAATAGAATCAGACTGTGTTTTCTGCGGTGAATGCGTTCAAGCCTGTCCTGTGGGTGCCCTGGTGGAAAAAAAGGCAAGATATGTCTGGCGGCCCTGGAAAAGCCAAAAGGTCAGAACAACCTGTCCCTACTGCGGTGTCGGATGCCAGCAGTGGCTTCATGTTCAGGACGGTAAAATTGTAAAGGTTACAGGTGTTGAAGAAGGCGCGCCCAACAAAGGACGGCTCTGCATCAAAGGCAGATTTGGATATGATTTCATATATTCTGAGGATAGGCTTAAAACTCCCTTGATTCGTGAAAAAAACGGTGAATTCAGGGAAGCATCATGGGATGAAGCTCTTGATCTTGTAGCTGATAAATTTAAGCAGATTATAGATGAAAGCGGGCCTGATGCACTGGCTGGAGTAAGCTGTGCCAGGAGCATTAACGAAGACTCTTATTTTATGCAGAAACTTTTCCGCGCGGTGTTCAAGACCAATAATATTGACCACTGCGCGCGTACCTGACATGCTCCTACTGTCGCCGGTCTGGCGGCCACATTTGGTTCAGGTGCAATGACAAACTCATTTAGCGAGTTTTCAAAAGCAAAAATGTTTCTTGTTATAGGTTCAAATACAACGGAAGCCCATCCTGTTGCAGCTACATTTATTAAAAACGCTGTTATGAATGGAGCAAAACTTATTGTTGTTGATCCAAGAAAACATAAACTTACTGATTTTGCAGACCTTCATGTGCCTATAAAGGTTGGCAGCGACATTGCATTTATGAATGGTCTTATGAACGTACTGATTAATGAAGACCTGTATGACAAAAAATTTGTTAATTCCTGCACCATTGATTTTGATCTGCTCAAGGCAAAGGTAATGGAATATCCCCCTGAAAAAGCCGCTGAAATATGCGGGATAAGTGCAGACATGATCAGGGATACTGCCAGGTGTCTTGCATCGGTAAAACCTGTTATGCTGTGCTATACACTTGGAATTACCGAACATACCTGCGGAAGGAACAATGTTGTTTCTACTGCAAATCTCCAGATGCTCCTGGGCAATATGGGCATGGAATGCGGGGGAGTAAATCCTCTCAGGGGGCAAAACAATGTCCAGGGAGCCTGTGATATGGGTGCCCTGCCCAATGTATTTCCAGGTTATCAGCAGGTAACAAGCCCTGAAGCCCGCGCTAAATTTGAAAAAGCATGGGGAGTTGAAAATCTGCCTGATAAAAACGGTTTAATGATTCCCCAGATGATGGAAAAACTTGTTGACGGAAGTGTAAGAGGTTTTTACATATTTGGAGAAAACCTGGCTAACACGGAACCAGATATAAAAAAGGTTGAGCATGAACTTGCCTCAGCAGAATTTCTTGTATGCCAGGATATTTTCATGACTGAAACCACGCGCTTTGCCCATGTGGTTTTCCCTGCTGCAGCCTGGAGTGAAACAGACGGAACCTTTACCAACAGCGAGCGCAGGGTAAGCCGTGTAAGGGGAGTAAGCCATGCCCCGGGTAATGCAAAACCTGACTGGTGGATATTCAAGCAGATTGCAAAACGAATGGGGCATAACTGGGAATCAGACAGCGCCCGGGAAATATGGGATAATGAAATCTCTGTTCTTGCTCCCCAGCTGAAGGGAATAAAGTATTCACGCATTGAAGCAGACGGGCTGCAATGGCCATGTCCTGATGAAAATCATGAAGGAACATGTTTTCTCCATAAAGACGGGCAGTTTACCTGCGGTCTTGGTATTTTCATGCCTGTTGACTGGACTCCACCTGCAGAAGTACCAGATGAAGAATATCCCCTTGTTTTGAGTACAGGAAGAAGGCTGACCCATTACCATACAAGAACACAGACAGGAAGATGTGAAGGATTAAACGACATCCTGGGGGAAGAAACAGCAGATATTTCCTATGCTGACGCAAAGGATTTAAAAATTGCCCATGGTGAAATGATAAAATTAAGTTCCCGCAGAGGAGAGGTAATAGTCCGTGCCAAAATAACCCGTGAAGTGCCAAAAGGTCTTGTCTGGATGGCTTTTCATTTCAGGGAAAACTGCGCAAACTGGCTTACCAATCCAGCATTTGATCCTTTTACCCTTACAGCAGAATACAAAGCATGTGCAGTTCGTATAGATAAAATATAAATATAAAGGTTTGCATCAGAACTCCTTACTGGTGCATTTTTAGCAAAACCTTACCATATAAAAACCGGGTCTCTTCATTGGGAAGAAACCCGGTTTTTATTTTTAAGTTTATTTAAAATTTCTTGTATTTCCATTTTGACAATAATAGTATATTAAATATGTATAGATAAATTCAGCATAGAATATAAATTCTTAAAAAAAGAGGCAGGTAATATGTATAAGGTCATGATCCGGGACAACATGTCTCCAATTGCAAAACAAATACTGGAAGATACTGGAAAAATTGAAGTTGTTGTTGATAATGATAAAGCTGCAAACGATCCTGAGGTGTTAGCAGGCATTATAGACAGCTATGATGGGATTGCAGTGCGCAGCAGCACAAAGATAACAGAAAAAGTACTTGAAAATGCAAAAAAGCTTAAAGTCATAGGCCGTGCAGGTGTCGGAGTTGATAATATAGACCAGGCAGCAGCTACCCGTGAAGGCATTGTTGTTATGAATGCTCCTGGAGGAAATACTGTTACCACGGCTGAACATGCTGTTTCCATGATGTTTGCACTTGCCAGGAACATCCCCCAGGCAACAGCTTCCCTGCGCCAGGGCAGATGGGACAAGAAAAAACTTACAGGAGTTGAAATTACAGGCAAAACACTCGGTATTGTCGGGCTGGGATATGTCGGCAGGGCTGTAGCAGACCGTGCCAGGGGTCTGAAGATGAAGGTGATTGCCGCAGATCCTTATGTAAGCCGGGAAGCTGCAGACAAACTTGGAGTAAGGCTTGCAGGTCTTGAGGAATTGTTTGCAGAATCTGATTTTATTACAATGCATGTTCCAGGTCTAAAAGAAACCGTGAACATGATTAATGCAGATACTATTGCAATGATGAAACCTGGAGTAAGAATCATCAATTGTTCCAGGGGAAATGTTATAAACCTGGATGATCTTTATCAGGCAGTTTCAAGCGGTCATGTTGCAGGAGCTGCCCTGGATGTCTTTCCCCAGGAACCGCCAGATTCTTCCATGCCCATTATCCAGCATCCCAATATGATTATGACCCCTCATCTTGGGGCAAGTACCGGTGAAGCCCAGATTAATGTAGCCCGTATGATTGCAGAACAGATTGCCGGTTATCTTATTAACGGCATAATTACCAATGCTGTTAATTTCCCGGCAGTTTCAATGGAAGAAATGGGACAGCTGCGCCCCTATCTTACCCTTGCTGAGAAAATGGGTTCAATGATGGGCCAATTGGTCAGGGCTGTACATAATGTTACCATTAGTTACAGCGGCGAAGTGTCAACCCTTTCCATGCGGCCTGTTACCCATGCACTGCTTAAAGGACTGCTTGGCTCATTTACCCATGAGCCTGTAAATTATGTAAATGCAAGAGCTATTGCCAAAGACAAAGGCATAGGCATTAAGGAAACAGTTGAGCAGTCAGACCATGCTTTTTCCACATTAATAAAATTAAAGCTGGAAGGAACTCAGGAAAGCCCTGATGAAATCTGGGGAACTATATATGAAAAACAATATCCCAGGCTCATCAGGATTGGAGATGTATATCTTGACGCAATTCCTGAAGGATATATGATTGTTATTCAAAACATTGATAAACCAGGTGTTATAGGAAATGTGGGAACTGCTCTGGGGCATCATAATATTAATATAGGCAGGTTCCAGCTGGGCAGAAGAGATGACAGGGCCGTTTGTCTTGTTAATATTGATACACCGGCAGATCAAAATGTTTTAGAGGAAATCAGGGCTTTGCCCAACATGATTTCAGTCCGCCAGGTTAATCTTGGATAAAAACACTTAAAAGGAGGAAAGAAAATGAGAGACAGGATTATAAAATTTATAATAGTCTGTGCTGTGGGATATGCGCTTTATTTTGTTTTAGCTCATCACATTATTATGTTTGGCAGAGACTTTGTTGTATTAAAAAAAGAAAAACTTGATCTGGGCCATTCCTTTTACAGCCCGGGAGACCGGAAGGAGATTATGTATAAAGGACTGGACAATATGCTTATGAATGAAGATCTCCGCAATGCAGGACTGGGCGAGCTTCTTGTGGAAAGGGGGCTTATTTCCGAAGAAGAACTGGAAGGTGCGCTTAATAAGATTGACTATGGAGAATAGCTTAAACCAGGGGTTAAATTTGCAGCATGTCAATAAAAAAGAAAAAAATTTTATTCAAAATTATATTTTTCTGTTTCCTGATGATATGCTGCATACCCATAGTTCTTTATTTTTCAATTCCTTTTTTTCTTAATTCCAGTCTTTTTTCCCAGAATCTTCAAAAATATCTGCCTTTAAACCTTTCATGGGATGTCCGCAGATTGAGTTTAACCGGCTTTGACATAAACTCTCTGCTTGCTGGTTCTGAAAATAAAAAAACTCTTTCCATAAAATCCTTAAATCTAGATTATTCTCCTGCACAGATTTTTAATAAGCACATACAAAAAATCAGTTTCAGCGGTATTGAATTATACTGTGGTTTAAAACAAGGAGAGTTTTACTTCCAGGGATTTGATTTAAATGAATTTCTTAAACAGATTGATTCAAATAAAACCCCTTCAGCCTCAAAACAAATCTCTTTGCCTTTTTCTTTTGAAAAACTGGAAATTCATAATGCTGTTATTGTATTTAACTGGGAAAACCAGTCTTTTAGAATCCCATTTAATCTGGAAGTGATTTTAGAAAATAATCATCTGCTAAAAGGTATTTTAAAGGTTTATCCTCGAAACCAGGAGATCAGTGCAATCTTTTGCCTTGATATTTTTAATAAAAAGATTGACTTAGATATTAAAGGAAGTTCCATAAAGATTGAAAGATTTGCTGATATTACAGGCTTTATTCAGGGGCTTTATTTATCAGGAAACCTGGATATTGCAGGAGATTTGGAAATTCAGATTGAGCCTTTTAACCTGATTTCAGCCTGTGCTGCCTTATCTTTCCAAAATAAAGGCAGCTTTTATCATGATTTTAAATTAAAAAAATACCTGAATCCAGATAAACAATTTAACCTGGATATTCAATATCTTAATGATAATAAATGGAAGCTTTCTGCTGATTCATTGTTTTTGGAACATCCTTTTAAAATAAGTATGGATCAGGTAAATGCCTGGTTCAATCAAGATGCTGAAAAACTTGAATGTTCAGGTAACATCCAGATTGGGATTAAAGGCAGTGGTCTTGATTTTATTCCATATTTCCAAACAATTAATCCCTTAATATTAAAACAGGAGTTTTCTGCTGAGATTTTAAAAAACGGGCAGTGGGATTTTAAATTAAAAACCATGCCGGGAGTAAACCCTTTTAAGCCCCCGGTCGTCAAACTTGATAAAGCAGAGTTTGTTATCAATCCTCCTGAAATAGAGATAAATGCCAGTGGAAAATCAAGAATGGAAAAAGCAGTTTTTAAGATTAATACAGATAAGGCAGAATTAAAATCAGGTGATATTTTTATAAACATACCTTATTTATCAGTTTCAGGAAAAACAGCTTATGATAAAAAAGATAATCTTTACTGCAATGGAGATTTAAACATCAAAGCTGATATCCAGGATTTGAAATCAAAAACTCATATCAAGGACATAAAAGCAGGCTTTCCTTTTCAATGGCCCTGGAAAAAGAATAATAAAAAAGGTGAATTATCTGCATTATCAATAATATGGAATAAAATAAATTTTGGGGATTTAAAAGGTTTTATTTACCAGGATGATACAGGAGTGATCTTTGATGGAAAACATCTCAGCCAGATTATTCCAGGATTTAAAATAAATATAAAAGCTGATTCAAATCTTGTTAATCAAGAAAAACATGCACAAATAAAATTTTCATCTATTTATAAAAAAACTAAACCCTTTAACCTGGGAACTATTCATAAAACAGCAAAAGGCATTGAGTTTGACGGGCTGTTAAAATTAAACGGGGT from the Desulfonema limicola genome contains:
- a CDS encoding winged helix-turn-helix domain-containing protein → MSAKKKKKNIKGSNKNKSLSIRSKIWIVDENEEVLFGLGRFKILEAVEQHGSISSAAKELKMSYRSVWGKIKATEERLNKEILVKNAGGSSGGGSELTPFGKSLMKKFRKLRKNIIDNSDRLFKEDFLPYLIGDKKDDL
- the serA gene encoding phosphoglycerate dehydrogenase, whose product is MYKVMIRDNMSPIAKQILEDTGKIEVVVDNDKAANDPEVLAGIIDSYDGIAVRSSTKITEKVLENAKKLKVIGRAGVGVDNIDQAAATREGIVVMNAPGGNTVTTAEHAVSMMFALARNIPQATASLRQGRWDKKKLTGVEITGKTLGIVGLGYVGRAVADRARGLKMKVIAADPYVSREAADKLGVRLAGLEELFAESDFITMHVPGLKETVNMINADTIAMMKPGVRIINCSRGNVINLDDLYQAVSSGHVAGAALDVFPQEPPDSSMPIIQHPNMIMTPHLGASTGEAQINVARMIAEQIAGYLINGIITNAVNFPAVSMEEMGQLRPYLTLAEKMGSMMGQLVRAVHNVTISYSGEVSTLSMRPVTHALLKGLLGSFTHEPVNYVNARAIAKDKGIGIKETVEQSDHAFSTLIKLKLEGTQESPDEIWGTIYEKQYPRLIRIGDVYLDAIPEGYMIVIQNIDKPGVIGNVGTALGHHNINIGRFQLGRRDDRAVCLVNIDTPADQNVLEEIRALPNMISVRQVNLG
- the dtd gene encoding D-aminoacyl-tRNA deacylase; this translates as MKAVIQRVSQSSVSVNQEIVGKIGQGIMVLLGVADQDTHKDADWLAEKIINLRIFEDENQKMNLSVKDIGGQLLIVSQFTLLGDCRKGRRPSFIGAAKPEKARELYEYFTDIIRQKNIPVQTGRFQAMMNVSLINDGPVTFILET
- the fdhF gene encoding formate dehydrogenase subunit alpha, which produces MSDQFITINGLELPFKAGQTILDVARENNIPIPTLCHLKDATPTGSCRVCVVEVKGARSLLASCTTPAVKGMDVKTESAQVIQARKTVIELLLSSGNHNCAISGSNKGSWENLQLRANAGDGSQELCPVWGDCRLQELAYQYQVNAGRYEHTEIPYPLELKNPLIVRDFSRCIRCGRCVQACNEVQVNQAISYGYRGYDSKIVTGGDRPLIESDCVFCGECVQACPVGALVEKKARYVWRPWKSQKVRTTCPYCGVGCQQWLHVQDGKIVKVTGVEEGAPNKGRLCIKGRFGYDFIYSEDRLKTPLIREKNGEFREASWDEALDLVADKFKQIIDESGPDALAGVSCARSINEDSYFMQKLFRAVFKTNNIDHCARTUHAPTVAGLAATFGSGAMTNSFSEFSKAKMFLVIGSNTTEAHPVAATFIKNAVMNGAKLIVVDPRKHKLTDFADLHVPIKVGSDIAFMNGLMNVLINEDLYDKKFVNSCTIDFDLLKAKVMEYPPEKAAEICGISADMIRDTARCLASVKPVMLCYTLGITEHTCGRNNVVSTANLQMLLGNMGMECGGVNPLRGQNNVQGACDMGALPNVFPGYQQVTSPEARAKFEKAWGVENLPDKNGLMIPQMMEKLVDGSVRGFYIFGENLANTEPDIKKVEHELASAEFLVCQDIFMTETTRFAHVVFPAAAWSETDGTFTNSERRVSRVRGVSHAPGNAKPDWWIFKQIAKRMGHNWESDSAREIWDNEISVLAPQLKGIKYSRIEADGLQWPCPDENHEGTCFLHKDGQFTCGLGIFMPVDWTPPAEVPDEEYPLVLSTGRRLTHYHTRTQTGRCEGLNDILGEETADISYADAKDLKIAHGEMIKLSSRRGEVIVRAKITREVPKGLVWMAFHFRENCANWLTNPAFDPFTLTAEYKACAVRIDKI
- a CDS encoding intermembrane phospholipid transport protein YdbH family protein; this translates as MSIKKKKILFKIIFFCFLMICCIPIVLYFSIPFFLNSSLFSQNLQKYLPLNLSWDVRRLSLTGFDINSLLAGSENKKTLSIKSLNLDYSPAQIFNKHIQKISFSGIELYCGLKQGEFYFQGFDLNEFLKQIDSNKTPSASKQISLPFSFEKLEIHNAVIVFNWENQSFRIPFNLEVILENNHLLKGILKVYPRNQEISAIFCLDIFNKKIDLDIKGSSIKIERFADITGFIQGLYLSGNLDIAGDLEIQIEPFNLISACAALSFQNKGSFYHDFKLKKYLNPDKQFNLDIQYLNDNKWKLSADSLFLEHPFKISMDQVNAWFNQDAEKLECSGNIQIGIKGSGLDFIPYFQTINPLILKQEFSAEILKNGQWDFKLKTMPGVNPFKPPVVKLDKAEFVINPPEIEINASGKSRMEKAVFKINTDKAELKSGDIFINIPYLSVSGKTAYDKKDNLYCNGDLNIKADIQDLKSKTHIKDIKAGFPFQWPWKKNNKKGELSALSIIWNKINFGDLKGFIYQDDTGVIFDGKHLSQIIPGFKINIKADSNLVNQEKHAQIKFSSIYKKTKPFNLGTIHKTAKGIEFDGLLKLNGVFNLDKTGVKAEMDAGLDNTNIRIKEKDMAFENIDLNFSISDLFKMRSLPKQPLGIEKISIGSININNAYFEFQTESDRSVLIEKGFFKWCKGNINAQALRIIPGLNNYDMILYCDRLNLAELFMQLGVAKAEGQGNVSGRIPVVFNNGNLSFQDGFLFSTPGQGGTIHLTGAEILTQGIPKHTRQYNQIDLAREALKDYDYQWVKLLMNTEGENLMLKINFDGKPSSPLPFIYDQDFGGFVRIESGKQLSDFQGIRLNVNMGIPLNEILKNKGILDYFNK